From the genome of Aspergillus oryzae RIB40 DNA, chromosome 4:
CTTGATACCAGCAGCTCGGCATGTATGAGGTACCCTGCTTCAAGTTGGACCACAACAAGTGCCAGACactctcctttgctttcAGATCGAGGCATTGTAGCGTTGGCTCCCCATCATAATTATAACTGCGCTGTACCTATCTTGTTCTCTCCGTTTCCTCAAGATTGCTGCTTTTGATAGTCCATGGTTGCCTGAACTTTAAGGTATACATTATTCGGCATTACTTGCCAGTCTGGGATTAGCTCCGTGCAGGCCAACCGCAACCTTCAGAAGGGATGAACTTCTACAGACTATCTTTCGTTCTTCTATTACCCTCCCCGTCTCTCGTTCTTCGGTCGCACTGGCCTTgttctatatattatttagAGATATTCATTCCTTATTTATAAGGCATTCATTGCAAATCTGTCTGGTATTCGCAAAGAGCTCTTGACCAACGATGATGCAAAACGAGTGGTCATTAAATGCAATACCAACCGCCTGGACCCTGAAGACTTCCGGGCCTCGGTGAATAGAATTGTCAGCGAAGTTCTCCCCGAATGAGAAATGACTCTCGAATCCTCTCTCTCGCCATTGAGGTGTGGAGTGAGCGCACTTTTCTTGTCATTGAGATCAATCGCCGCGATTATGATTTTTAACACAGCGCACAAATGCAAAACCATTGTTCCAGTCTACGTGCTTCGACAGCATGGGGAATCGCGTCGCTGGACTCTTGTAAGATGGCCTCAGCTGGATGAGACCCTGATGGCGCAAATAGCGGATCCTCACAATGTCAACGGGTTTGATGTCGCAACTCCTTTTCTTGAAAATCACAACTCACGTATTTTCCATGCCAATCCTCGTGAATCTCACGTCTCAAAGGGCACTACGTGAGTAGCTGAGCTCGCATTTCGACTTTTCTATATTGTGGAAGTGGGCAGTGTGGAAAACCTGCCTAGGGGAGAGACTTGAAGAGAGTTAACTAGTCCGTGGGCTTTCAGTcgtgaagatggaaaaatAGAACTTGCCAATCTTTTTCTGATTAGACACCATATCAGAGATTCTCCCTAAAGAGCTCAATACGGATCTCTCTTTCGTGCTCCAGATTATACTACAAGCTTCGATTAACAGCCAGGCGGGCGCCACTTCGCACAGTATATAGTTGTATTAGTCAGTGTAGTAACTATTGTCACCAACGTATATAACATCTGCAGCCTGCCACGAGCCAAACCAATAGTTTATCATGATACATGATGGATGTTTTAATCAACATCTTTCTTTCCGAAAGTTCTCCCACTCCAAGTAAGCTCATACTAGCTTCGGTGCTAACCTATATTGCGGTCGGTCCAGGTGCCTACCACGCCGCGTCACCTCAGAAACGTCGTTTCATATCACCACTGGGGTTATCCAGTTGTATGTCTCACATAGAGAATTCTAGGTCCTCCAAAGGCCGTTTTGTTGGATTAATTCTGCGTTCCTGTCATGTTGGCTATTGGCTCGGAAGAGTCTGGATACAACAGACATCAAAGTTTCTTTAGATCATTGAGATCAAGAGATAAAGATAACCGTTTCTTGCGAGGATTTCACGTGGAATTGGTACTCATGCATTAACTACTTTTAAGAGTTATCCCTGCGTACAATCTCTCCTCTATTTTCTAAAGTATTATAGTACGAACCGTGGACTCCTTCATGGTTACCGTTTACGGCAAGTgagctcttcaacttctccatccCTACAGGCTGTGTGTTTTACTCTCCAGGTCTATATTCTCATTATCTAGTAAGCTTGTACATATACAACGCAACCTAGACTTGGGTCCCTGTCGAAGTCCATCGGAGAACGGTCGCACCGGGTAAGAACAGTTGCACTGGGAAAGAATAGTCGCACTGGGGAAAAACAGCAGTCGCACTGGGACGGTAAAAGCAGTCGCACTGGGGAATAAGGAACGAATAGTCGCATTGGGAACAGGCTTGAGGTCCTTGCCAACTTAAGCTCAGTCCATAGCTAGAATGTTAGAAAGCCTCCCTCCCTTCTCACGCCAAAAGTCCAACACAAGAGAATGTTCAAGCGGAAGCTGTCTTTTTCATCAGGAGCAATGTTGCTTTGTCGCCGGCTCCCTTTCGATAGTCGATGAGGTCTCGACTGACCACCTTTGCTAGACCTTCCTTCTCTAGCTTgtcggcttcggctttgtAGCCGCCGGACACCCAAATCTCTTCGAGGACGGTGGCGGCGATGACACCGTTTGGCTTGAGAAGACGGATGAGTTCCCTCAGGGCAGGGTCGGGCCCGACATGGCCACGCGTGAAGGTGCCGCAGCATGTCACGATATCGTACTTCTGGTCTGGTTGATCGATCGGTTGTGTGAGGTCTACTTTGAAGAGGCTTCGGTACACGCCAGTCTGTTCTGCGACCTTGAGCATGGCAGGAGACAAATCCATGCCATCAATAGTCCATTTGCTGCCCTTAGCAAGGGCTTCGGCCACGAGCCCCGTGCCACAACCGGCGTCCAATACGGTAGCCTCGGGGTCTTTGCTTGAGGCGAGGGCGGCTTGGGCAACCAGGAGCGGGGCGATATAGTTCTGGGATGCGTCGGCAAGGTCTTCGTTGTAGGAGGCGGCCCATTTCTCATAGAGCTCCATAcagtcttccttcttgagaCTGTTACGGGCTCCAGCCAGGTAGGTGTTTTCGGTTAGTACTTGAGCTGCCATGGTTGCAGAATGAATATTGATAGATGTATATCGATGCAAATGTGTGAGAATTGAAACGGGATGGAAGAGCAGCTTGGGATTCCAACGAGATATTTGTCAAAAGCGGTCGTTCTTCCGACACACTTTATATACTCTCGGTATGCCACTCGGCTTGCATACTTCAATTCCATCCCTGAGCCCCCCCCTCACTTCACATGGGAAACATGGCCAATCCTATGGGATGGATTCGTTTTTCTGATGCATGGCGCACAGTCCTTCGTGTGTTTCCGATGGCGTGATGGCTGGCTCTATTCACTGGCTTGTTCCGAGGCGATCGCACTGAATCTGAAGCTACTATATGTGGCCTTTCAGGGTGGAATGAGCATATTACATCATTCGGGCTCTGGGATAGGGCACAAGAGCGCTAGAGTTCTGGTGGGGTCCCAGGAATAGCGTCCACCGTGATGACTCTTGGCGCAATACGACTCTTCCCCCACTACGAGGTTCCCCGCGCGTCCTGGTCTTTGTTGACTCTTGACCCGCTGCAAGAGGTGGCAGGTTGGTGGCCTAGGATTGGCTTATACAGTCGGTTGACTCGTCCTCCGTGCAACTGGGTTCGTACATACTCCGTGGTACAACCAAGAATTCGCGAATCTTTCGCATGCATAACCGGAGGTCCGGAGGAGGGTGAGTCGTGCATGTTAATGGTGCATTTCTTGATTTGAGCCTGCGATCTTCAATCCCCGGCATAGCACTACTGTAAATGAACTACCGCTCCTCATCCGTAACCTATGATGTGCATTTAACCGAAGATTCCAGGCCTTCATCCACCCCACCAGTGCAACACCATGGACGCTCTACGAACCTTGTTAATTGCACCATCGTTTTATGGACACGGATATCTACATGCGGTCATCCCGCTCCTGCGTTAGGGTCTCCGAGGGGGGAGAGGGGTGCGTTACGTCGGAAGACTTACCATATGCATGCCAGAAACTGTAGACCTCATTGGCTGAATGGGGAGTCCAGGTGCTCGTCGAATGAAAGGTGGCCAAGCACTGGGGAATCTGCACTTACTAAGCATGCAAggtagagaagaagaatgaagcaTGTTGTCCGACCATCCAGGTGTAGCTGTGCAATGAGCTGCCAGTTAGGGCAAAACCCCCTGTCAGCAGTACGTGGTCAGAATTCTCCCCTCAATCCTGGCATGACCAGTGTCTGTAGACTCCCGAACTAAACCTACGTCTCTTTCCTAAGGTTAACCATTATTTTCCCAAATGACTAATCGTACTCTTCAAAGATTCTAGCATTAAAGCAAAAAAAATCGTTAGGGTATGCGTTACTAAAAACAGAACCCGACGGATCTCAGTATCTGATCCGTGGGGAAAGCTCCCTGACTACCGAGCCAGCATGGACGTCATTTCCAAGGCTGGGAAATTACGAACGCGACAACTAGACGCCTGACGAAATGACGATTGCCTAGGGAAGTGATCCACTGTTGTGCATCGTATAATGTTGCCAAGGCCCCAACACCAGCCCTGATTAGCCTACGCTGGAAAACACTTTCACTGCCCCGCACGTCAGATATTCGTTCCAACTTCCCCCACATAGAAAGACACGGCACAGAATTCAGCCGAATGGTGCCCACAGGCTAAAGCGGCGCTGATCCAGATCGGCCACTGGTAGTACCTTCCTCTCTCTAGCGCAAGCCGGCGAGTTCGAGGGGCAGATCGTCCCTGACCAGCGTTGAGGAATGATGACGGCTATTCCTGAACCATCCTTTgctattttttattttattttatttttccttcttgtctgTTGCTGATGTAGCCCATGGTTTACCAAGTCTTACTGTAATCCGATCTGGCCGCGCGAGAAGCGCCTGAACAAAAGATTCACACCGGTTACCACTGTGACGTAGCATGCATGGTGTTACGACTACGGAAGAAGCGCCAGGAAAGACGATACTTCCTTAGCGCTGAGTGATCCACTTTACAGGCGCCATGGCAATGGGCAATGCCAGCCTTCCCTCAACGACATGCCGTGCGGTCCATGGGGCTGGATTCAGTCACTGAAATATGATTGATCAACGTAAGTCAATGTGAACAATGTGTGAGTTTGGAGCGGGGCAGCCCTTGCACCTTGTTAACAGCACCCCGGTGAGATATTGCCATCTGAGATGGGATGTTTTCCGGTCGCAGCAGCAAGGAGGCTAGTTCGACTGGTAGGTTTCAGGGGAAGATTCAAAGGCCGGATAGAGACGGCAGTTACGATCTCAATGAGACTGACATCTGGCTCTCCACCCAGCAGCCAAGTATTGCGGTACCTGCGTTTAACGCGCTAGACAATGATATTGTGTGATAGGCCGCGTCCGAAAGAATCTCTACTAGAGATGTAATAAGGCCGATATACGATGTCTAGCTAGACCGGATGTCTTCGCAAGACTCTCGTATGATTTTGTGAACGCGAGCTAGGGGTGCAAAACACCTCTCAGAAACCAATTCAACTGGCGTGGGGCTTTCGAGTGTTGTTGAAGCATTCAATGACATATACCGTGTGCGCCTCTTTTGAGCCCCGCCATCCTATTACGTATATAGCTTATAAACGCGAATCCTTGACTAATTCGATCTCTTGCTATCAGCCTGTCATGGCCAGCCCACACCCAGTTAGCGTACTTCCCGATGGGCTCACTACCGGGTGCAATAATGGTTCCTTCGCTTACCCGCACTAACCCAAAGTCAAGAAAGGTttgtcttcaagaagatggaggaagtctTCTCATTTTTATAAGAATCCAAATAACTCCATCATCCATGCGTCATCCATACCGTCAAGTTTTAGATCGCCGGGGTTGTCCAATGTATCATGTACGGTCGGGTTAGCCATCTCGGTGGTAGGAAGATACGGCCGGGCCTCCATCAATGATGGTCCCCATCTTTCTTTGATAGCCGATATCATGCTGACGCCCTTTGAAAATATGGTCGCTTCCCCGTCTTGGCCGGGTTGGTCAGACGACCTTTTAAATTTGGTTTGCAGAAGGTCAAGATAATGGAATAGGTTAACGCAGTCTTGGACAGCTTTCCTATCCCAGGTTGGGTCATCCAGGGTAGAAAGCATGAAGAGGTCCACAAGAGCTCGGcagaactggaagaagatggtgaaggatACCCCCATATAGTGTTCTGGGGGAACACACAGCCAGACATCCAACCAAGACTTCGCAGCGAGAAGACACGTATGAAGGCTTTTGAGGCTCTGGGGGTCTGGACTATTGGTTGGGATGGGTGCCTTGATAAAGACCTCATGAATTGCAAGTTCTGCGTTCGAGAAATACATGCAGATGACATCTAGACGGACGAGTTAACGACACCCATCTGGAAAGGGAGAGCGTCGGACATACGATTATTCTTCAGATATGCGGGTATCTGGCGCTTGACCAATTCGAGTTGAGATTGCAAGACGTCTGTAACAAGAGGTGATGAATGACAGTTCTCACCATCGCGGCGAAGATGATAAGATTTGTCGACCACCAACTGAATCCTGACGAGCCACACCAACAGCTCATCTCCAAAGCATTCTTTCGTGCTAGCCAGGATCTCGAGGTTTTCTTCCATGTGGGGAGTCCAACGCAAGGCGTCACTTTTAAATAACGACGACGCGATGCTAGGGCGACAGTTAATGGTCAGGTTAATATCATCAAATGTGCAAGTTGCGGTTTACCTTGAAGTGATCACAAAACACCCCAGCACGGCCCGTCGCTCCTCCAAAGTTCTCTTCATAGCGGGCTCAGTCTTCAGACCGGCGGCTCGATTGAATCCTTGCAGAACGGATTGGTCCTTTCGGGGAGCTTTGTTTATACCCAGCTCGCTGACAAGCCCGGTCAATAGGTGGCTGTAGAAGTTGAGAAATGGCTTCGCACAGTATACTTTCCTGGATGATCAAGTTAGATAATACTGGGCTACATTTCTTCAATGGTGACGATGGATTCTTCGCTCACTTACCATGACATGAATGTCAtaaggccgagaagaaggtcCATGCTCGGGGTCGTTTCCACAACCAGCTTTTGGTAGATGGTATCGTGCActttggtgaagagggaTTCTCTTTCGATCAGGTTTGGTGTCAGGACTGCGGTCAGGCAATACCAGAAGAACGGCTTCTCTTGCATAAGTTCTTGAGGGGTGACGTGAGGCGGTATGTGGATGCAGGGAAGATAGTTAAGATTTTCGTTACGGAACTGCTCGAGAAGTCGTGTTGATGTATCGCACGGGATGTGAACAAAGTTGCTTGCATAATTTAATGCAGGTAGCACAGAAACAGGAGTCCTTGTTCGAATATCGTATAGGCTAAGAGCGCTGGACGACTCCTCAGCGTGCCCTTCTAGTGAAGTCTCACCCTCCCGCGCTCTTTCCGAGTCAGAGGAAGACTGAAGAGTTATACCAGGGCTTTGCATGGCGGACAGAAGACTATCCAGTCGAGATTCAACCCTAGCAATCCTCGTACTTGAAGAACCCTTTCTGCTCCTTCGAAGCGATAACGAAGGTCGGCATTCCTTGCCCAGACGATCGCATCTGTGATCTGTCGCACGATGTACTTCCAGTCATTCTGACCCTAAAGTCAGGGCACTATAAGTGCAGACCTATCACACCGATCCCCGGTTGCCAATAGTAAGCATTTGCATTTAGCACGAGCGCAATTGATGCATGCTTGACCGTATGGGGCGGGTATTGTCTTCCGGACTTTCCTCGCATCGGTCCGACGGGATTCGGGGTTAGGCATTGGGATCCAATGAGCTTGTCCTCGGCTATGTATCTTTAAAGAttaagaagaaggagaatccACTGTGCACGATGGTATAATTCTTCTTGTCAAAAAAGACGAACGGATTTCAGGAGAGATTCGGACCGGGATTCACCAACTCCGACCGGCTGACTCAGCACCACCGGACCTTTGATTGGACACCAGCAAGGGTTTGGCATACATAACCCCAGAATATAAAACTATGTAGAGTATATATAGACCGCATCTAAAGGAGTAAGAAGTGGTGAGAAGAATGTAACTATTTCAATGGAAACTTCTGGCTCTCTATCTTAGATTTACATAATATTTGGAAATTGGAGGCAAAACATATTCTGCTGGCCCCAAAAATGGGTTATGCAACTCAAGAGAATCATTCCTGGGCGATTGTATCAATTGGCAAGAAAGTTATGATTTGACGCACAGAAACCGATACCCCGCTAGGCTAAAAGCAGGCAAGAGCCCCCAGCACACAAAATGCATAAGTGGGACCAGGAATGACTCGGAAGAGGTCACAAAGTAGATTCATTGCTTGCGAGACCGTAAGCC
Proteins encoded in this window:
- a CDS encoding uncharacterized protein (predicted protein), with product MQSPGITLQSSSDSERAREGETSLEGHAEESSSALSLYDIRTRTPVSVLPALNYASNFVHIPCDTSTRLLEQFRNENLNYLPCIHIPPHVTPQELMQEKPFFWYCLTAVLTPNLIERESLFTKVHDTIYQKLVVETTPSMDLLLGLMTFMSWKVYCAKPFLNFYSHLLTGLVSELGINKAPRKDQSVLQGFNRAAGLKTEPAMKRTLEERRAVLGCFVITSSIASSLFKSDALRWTPHMEENLEILASTKECFGDELLVWLVRIQRLAISTRIGQAPDTRISEE
- a CDS encoding class I SAM-dependent DNA methyltransferase (predicted protein); amino-acid sequence: MVQLTRSQAQIKKCTINMHDSPSSGPPVMHAKDSRILGCTTDLKKEDCMELYEKWAASYNEDLADASQNYIAPLLVAQAALASSKDPEATVLDAGCGTGLVAEALAKGSKWTIDGMDLSPAMLKVAEQTGVYRSLFKVDLTQPIDQPDQKYDIVTCCGTFTRGHVGPDPALRELIRLLKPNGVIAATVLEEIWVSGGYKAEADKLEKEGLAKVVSRDLIDYRKGAGDKATLLLMKKTASA
- a CDS encoding fungal specific transcription factor domain-containing protein (predicted protein) — encoded protein: MYFSNAELAIHEVFIKAPIPTNSPDPQSLKSLHTCLLAAKSWLDVWLCVPPEHYMGVSFTIFFQFCRALVDLFMLSTLDDPTWDRKAVQDCVNLFHYLDLLQTKFKRSSDQPGQDGEATIFSKGVSMISAIKERWGPSLMEARPYLPTTEMANPTVHDTLDNPGDLKLDGMDDAWMMELFGFL